One Scophthalmus maximus strain ysfricsl-2021 chromosome 1, ASM2237912v1, whole genome shotgun sequence genomic region harbors:
- the LOC118310368 gene encoding BCL-6 corepressor-like isoform X3: MREERRRTLRSERKVDTSSAHRMNPLAALSIDRNALVGEHLRTHGGMFYPSIRPLSAEKPPEPGTSLPLGYNVLYKPDVTLLDGQKPANGYVGLYKNPAPGLQKPLVVPAAGADGVGLVLPSNKQSDPGLNGAGGFLRLPWISPYADATMYPFLDMAYKASFLSQPSAFIHQQLAYQSLCAAGAESSTTGEDRLFYQPRYAPAHISSPLGPPITIPSANPAPAVLSPLPHCQDKALQGIGPQVQQEPSAFSTSPQIRQEPQHTQRQHGSSSSGGRSGVPVNSSASSAAIELPPVTCHPCSVPSPQSLSHTATDVQKSVYTNTSSSSTSISVSHPFYMAGLSSEHCSHKNSGSNKTKDTSSDRCSVEKCKSRIKTSLDRAVPQKSAKTPGESPLDLSAKELEVFADGFPSKLEALAKLGCLPPSHYGLLASQGERLKEGPLVTSVKTPDHPELIGTVPSPWVVPVPSSAVGSDHYRHSQIIQSVDNIPHRSQNNSPNPASGGRLSVTSPSPKSKVEWPQALDTDLENGPLNNKRETHTFSGKQIITAAQPEAQENPLHPQQQQSHVENGNTSSQIFGESYLPPGLGYTNRFIPYSVAENMSLQRMSIPGKDTVYPHSIFLGRNFYPPHMAPKHGLPYGVHLYHNSQELAPTTMSSYPGLNTKDRLENRSNNQTKLCNTELYRKDADSSPKSDNERDKSTNQTMKTSGKSLTAVRDDIVCIDLVRDETDNDFSSNKHSSPATRAEDSSKQKVLPPNQAAERRPSPQIQTSQPKPPHHKCSSSPPNKEEIPEEEEALSRKLIPEEPTMGCARTSPQQFSRNCKTGASGGPGDLMSVRTSGVVSHEAQSKGLSSKMVDLEQSPYRNSKSLGPVGKDNCSSDCTSSYNIVGAVCTVTSPTSPVHGGSRRPDSPVHGGSRCPDSPVQGGSCRPDSPVQGGSRRPDSPVHGGIRRPDSPVHRGSRRPESPVHGGIRRPDSPVHRGSRRPDSPVQGGSLRPDSPVQRGSRRPDSPVHRGSRRPDSPVQRGSRRPDSPVHRGSRRPDSPVQGGSLRPDSPVQRGSRRPDSPVHGGIRRPDSPVQGGSRRPDSPVHGGIRRPDSPVQGGSRRPDSPVQGGSRRPDSQTCEPGIFSAAAHGNTNPVAPTCRSVNGNYSTVHPSYRNISLSGPNQGSSDSQGHSFGNNQTCVNNISGVSTYRNCFHGSETCWQFSPGNPTNGGLNRMRGHLTRDLECERNSDSCGDVMDPLAGEDEDEDEEDEGPGCSGSRRSDLTRRIANSSGFLGDRFKCVTTELYSDSSQLSREQRALQRAMLRFSELELRKKEGGREDEEGMTAAGGQEGDGGREEEEEEEEEEGKKKKGGGGGERRRNLSAATEEPRGSQSPCPNSHTPVPQRRHPPDDEHAPVPPRRHPPEDEHAPVPPRRHPPEDEHAPVPPRCHPPEDEHAPVPPRCRPPEDEHAPVPPRCHPPEDEHAPVPPRCRPPEDEHAPVPPRCRPPEDEHAPVPPRCRPPEDEHAPVPPRCRPPEDEHAPVPPRCRPPEDEHAPVPPRCRQDEHAPVPPRCRQDEHAPEEERKNKGRNFISQPEQQRFPPTVRSLLQRHASMPTWSPAGSIPGTGENWRSIFSLEPFHQSSIGRLKKGRVEETREEETNGEERMEERMEKERRREERREETREEEKKEEERTEETREGNPNKFTQVCHVAPPPSATHLPRQPAPASMSRVASSRLQDKHQKLRENRRVLTFLPSSPPLPPRSTSPYHHRSRCHDDSDLERPKGKRPCKRKHIGGASDEETEEKNGRVSPSDSSRSPAHLPPSLQNTLTRPVPPELRRLIVNKNAGETLLQRAARRGYEEVVLYCLERRLCDVNHRDNAGYCALHEACARGWLGIVHHLVENGADVNCSAQDGTRPLHDAVENDHVEVVRLLLACGADPTLTSYSGRAPVDMTHSAAMETFLEDYLSDLQGRSEGDPGTCWEFYGSAVCEPSSDGGVINILSDPPGPEEEDEEEEEEDEEQRARREVFEFELSDRPLLPCYNLQVALSQSRRNWLLLSDVLGRLRMTSRSFRRLFPQLNVQSILEDQFQRQASLSQVLTRPDEQELVSVRASVELVEATPELAGMLGSSLEFVESRLDLQGSKTVLDPNLTTSVSLWEQQRPRRKNDGHANAFYLDANIDANMWEQQQRQRSKDPAIANCANPNAKIDANMWEQQCSKDTAIANCANPNAKIDANMWEQQCSKDNAIANCANPNAKIDANMWEQQCSKDNAIANCANPNAKIDANMWEQQCSKDTAIANCANPNAKIDANMWKPQRLRSRNPVNSDSAPSEPQRLWNKNTGNTNPSNSNGAAEANTRRRQHQGNQTEGDKDSTNTAAPPDRSVWEPQRLRSKNAATRSPVKPDAREEANMWERHGIRRVCGISTAARGEVDVVDAHGAKTIKLDAAWQRTLGNVRVHIRDLGLNVGDVKKEQEKKKAS, encoded by the exons ATGCGTGAAGAAAGAAGACGAACCCTCAGAAGTGAAAGGAAG GTGGATACCAGCTCAGCTCACAGGATGAACCCGCTCGCTGCCCTCAGCATCGACCGCAACGCTCTGGTGGGGGAACACCTCCGCACCCATGGAGGAATGTTCTATCCCAGCATCCGTCCTCTTTCGGCTGAAAAGCCCCCGGAGCCTGGAACTTCTCTCCCACTTGGCTATAATGTTCTGTACAAACCTGATGTAACGCTACTGGATGGCCAGAAACCAGCCAATGGATATGTTGGACTCTATAAGAACCCAGCACCAGGGCTGCAGAAACCTCTTGTTGTCCCCGCTGCAGGAGCTGATGGTGTGGGGCTCGTTCTACCCAGTAATAAGCAGTCAGACCCAGGCCTGAATGGTGCTGGTGGGTTCCTGAGGTTGCCCTGGATCAGCCCTTATGCTGATGCAACAATGTACCCCTTCCTGGACATGGCATACAAGGCCTCCTTCCTGTCCCAGCCATCGGCCTTCATCCACCAGCAGCTGGCATATCAGTCTTTGTGTGCCGCTGGGGCAGAAAGCAGCACAACTGGGGAAGACAGACTTTTCTACCAGCCTCGTTATGCCCCGGCCCATATCTCCTCCCCGCTGGGTCCTCCAATCACGATCCCTTCGGCCAACCCAGCTCCTGCTGTCCTCTCACCCCTGCCCCACTGCCAGGACAAGGCTTTGCAGGGAATTGGTCCTCAGGTACAACAGGAACCCTCTGCCTTCAGCACCAGTCCACAGATTCGCCAGGAGCCTCAACATACTCAGCGACAACATGGCAGCAGtagcagtggtggaagaagtggTGTCCCCGTTAACAGCTCAGCCTCCAGCGCTGCCATAGAGTTACCCCCAGTGACCTGTCATCCATGTTCAGTTCCCTCACCCCAATCCCTCAGCCACACCGCTACAGACGTCCAGAAGTCTGTCTACACAAACACCTCCTCATCATCAACGTCAATTTCAGTGTCTCACCCTTTTTACATGGCAGGCCTGAGCTCTGAACACTGCTCTCACAAGAACTCCGGCAGCAACAAAACCAAAGACACCAGCTCAGACCGCTGCAGTGTAGAGAAATGTAAATCACGTATAAAGACATCACTAGACCGAGCTGTACCTCAGAAGTCTGCCAAAACCCCTGGAGAAAGTCCTTTGGATCTGTCTGCCAAAGAGTTGGAAGTATTTGCAGATGGATTCCCATCAAAATTAGAGGCCCTGGCCAAATTGGGGTGTTTACCACCATCTCATTATGGTTTACTGGCCAGTCAAGGGGAGCGTTTAAAAGAGGGTCCACTTGTTACATCAGTAAAGACTCCAGATCATCCTGAACTGATCGGTACCGTGCCCTCCCCTTGGGTTGTTCCagttccttcctcagctgttggCTCAGACCACTACAGACACTCCCAAATAATTCAAAGTGTAGACAATATTCCTCATCGATCACAAAACAATAGTCCCAATCCTGCCTCAGGGGGAAGACTTTCTGTAACGTCTCCATCCCCAAAGTCCAAAGTTGAATGGCCACAAGCCCTCGACACTGATCTGGAGAATGGTCCTctaaacaacaaaagagaaactCATACATTCTCTGGAAAACAGATCATAACTGCTGCTCAACCAGAGGCCCAGGAGAACCCACTTCatccacagcagcaacagtcTCATGTGGAAAACGGAAATACCTCCAGCCAAATCTTTGGTGAATCCTACCTCCCTCCTGGCCTAGGATACACCAACCGCTTCATCCCTTATTCAGTTGCTGAGAATATGTCCCTGCAACGCATGTCCATACCAGGCAAAGACACTGTCTACCCCCACTCAATCTTTCTTGGCAGGAACTTTTACCCACCACACATGGCACCAAAACATGGCCTACCATATGGAGTACATCTGTATCATAATTCCCAGGAATTGGCCCCAACAACCATGTCATCTTACCCTGGTCTTAATACCAAAGACCGGCTTGAGAACAGATCTAACAACCAGACTAAACTCTGTAACACAGAACTGTACAGGAAGGATGCTGACAGCTCCCCAAAGAGTGACAATGAGCGAGACAAGTCCACAAACCAAACCATGAAGACTTCAGGAAAAAGCCTCACTGCTGTCAGAGATGACATAGTTTGTATTGACCTGGTGCGCGATGAGACAGACAATGATTTTTCCAGCAACAAACACAGCTCTCCAGCTACCAGAGCAGAGGATTCCTCCAAACAAAAGGTCCTCCCTCCCAACCAAGCTGCAGAACGCAGGCCAAGTCCACAGATTCAGACTTCCCAACCAAAACCTCCTCATCACAAAtgttcttcatctcctcctaaTAAAGAGGAGAtcccagaagaggaagaagctcTTTCCAGGAAGCTCATTCCAGAGGAGCCGACAATGGGCTGTGCCCGAACTAGTCCTCAGCAATTTTCTAGAAATTGTAAAACTGGAGCCTCCGGTGGTCCTGGGGACTTGATGAGTGTTAGAACTAGTGGTGTTGTAAGTCATGAAGCTCAGTCAAAAGGCTTGTCCAGTAAAATGGTTGATCTTGAGCAAAGCCCCTATAGGAATAGTAAGTCATTAGGTCCTGTTGGCAAAGACAATTGTTCTAGTGACTGTACCAGTTCTTACAACATAGTGGGAGCAGTGTGTACCGTCACCAGTCCCACGAGTCCAGTTCATGGGGGCAGCCGTCGTCCAGACAGTCCAGTTCACGGGGGCAGCCGTTGTCCAGACAGTCCAGTTCAAGGGGGCAGCTGTCGTCCAGACAGTCCAGTTCAAGGGGGCAGCCGTCGTCCAGACAGTCCAGTTCATGGGGGCATCCGTCGTCCAGACAGTCCAGTTCACAGGGGCAGCCGTCGTCCAGAGAGTCCAGTTCATGGGGGCATCCGTCGTCCAGACAGTCCAGTTCACAGGGGCAGCCGTCGTCCAGACAGTCCAGTTCAAGGGGGCAGCCTTCGTCCAGACAGTCCAGTTCAAAGGGGCAGCCGTCGTCCAGACAGTCCAGTTCACAGGGGCAGCCGTCGTCCAGACAGTCCAGTTCAAAGGGGCAGCCGTCGTCCAGACAGTCCAGTTCACAGGGGCAGCCGTCGTCCAGACAGTCCAGTTCAAGGGGGCAGCCTTCGTCCAGACAGTCCAGTTCAAAGGGGCAGCCGTCGTCCAGACAGTCCAGTTCACGGGGGCATCCGTCGTCCAGACAGTCCAGTTCAAGGGGGCAGCCGTCGTCCAGACAGTCCAGTTCACGGGGGCATCCGTCGTCCAGACAGTCCAGTTCAAGGGGGCAGCCGTCGTCCAGACAGTCCAGTTCAAGGGGGCAGCCGTCGTCCAGACAGTCAAACGTGTGAACCCGGAATCTTCAGTGCTGCAGCTCATGGAAACACCAACCCAGTGGCTCCGACCTGCAGGAGCGTCAATGGAAACTACAGTACAGTTCACCCTTCCTACAGGAACATCAGTCTGAGTGGTCCAAACCAAGGAAGTTCCGACTCCCAGGGTCATTCCTTTGGAAATAACCAGACCTGTGTGAATAATATTTCCGGGGTCTCTACGTATAGAAACTGTTTTCATGGGAGCGAGACCTGTTGGCAATTCTCACCTGGTAATCCAACCAACGGAGGCTTGAACAGGATGCGTGGACACTTGACCCGAGACCTTGAATGTGAAAGAAACTCCGACAGCTGTGGAGACGTCATGGATCCCCTGGCaggcgaggacgaggacgaggacgaggaggacgagggtcCAGGCTGCAGCGGGAGCCGGCGCTCCGACCTCACCAGGCGCATCGCCAACTCTTCAGGCTTCCTGGGAGATCGCTTCAAATGTGTGACCACGGAGCTTTACTCCGACTCCAGCCagctgagcagagagcagagagcactGCAG CGTGCGATGCTGCGATTCTCTGAGCTGGAGctgaggaagaaagagggaggaagagaagatgaagaagggatgacagcagcaggaggccaggagggagacggaggcagggaggaggaagaggaggaggaggaggaggaggggaagaagaaaaagggaggaggaggaggagagagaagaagaaatctgtCTGCAGCCACTGAGGAACCGAGAG GTTCTCAGTCCCCGTGTCCCAACAGCCACACCCCCGTCCCACAACGCCGTCACCCGCCTGACGATGAACACGCCCCCGTCCCACCACGCCGTCACCCGCCTGAGGATGAACACGCCCCCGTCCCACCACGCCGTCACCCGCCTGAGGATGAACACGCCCCCGTCCCACCACGCTGTCACCCGCCTGAGGATGAACACGCCCCCGTCCCTCCACGCTGTCGCCCGCCTGAGGATGAACACGCCCCTGTCCCACCACGCTGTCACCCGCCTGAGGATGAACACGCCCCCGTCCCTCCACGCTGTCGCCCGCCTGAGGATGAGCACGCCCCTGTCCCACCACGCTGTCGCCCGCCTGAGGATGAACACGCCCCCGTCCCTCCACGCTGTCGCCCGCCTGAGGATGAACACGCCCCTGTCCCACCACGCTGTCGCCCGCCTGAGGATGAACACGCCCCCGTCCCACCACGCTGTCGCCCCCCTGAGGATGAACACGCCCCCGTCCCTCCACGCTGTCGCCAGGATGAACACGCCCCCGTCCCTCCACGCTGTCGCCAGGATGAACACGCccccgaggaggagaggaagaacaaggGGAGAAATTTCATCTCACAGCCAGAACAACAAAGGTTTCCACCCACAGTCAGGAGTCTGTTACAGAGACACGCCTCCATGCCGACGTGGTCGCCGGCAGGTTCGATTCCCGGCACAGGGGAAAACTGGAGAAGCATCTTCAGTCTGGAACCTTTTCACCAGAGCAGCATCGGGAGACTGAAGAAAGGAAGGgtggaggagacgagggaggaggagacgaatggggaagagaggatggaagaaaggatggagaaggagaggaggagggaggagagaagggaggagacgagggaggaagagaagaaggaggaggagaggacagaggagacaagggaggGAAACCCCAACAAGTTCACTCAAG tttgcCATGTGGCCCCACCCCCCTCTGCCACCCATCTCCCCCGGCAACCGGCCCCCGCATCCATGTCCCGCGTTGCCTCGTCCCGCCTCCAGGACAAGCATCAGAAGCTGAGGGAGAATCGCAGGGTCCTCACCTTCCTCCcgtcctcacctcctcttcctccccgctCCACCTCACCTTACCACCATCGCTCCCGCTGCCATGACGACAGCGACCTCGAGCGGCCGAAGGGCAAACGTCCGTGTAAGAGGAAGCACATTGGAGGAGCGAGTgacgaggagacggaggagaagaacgGCAGG gtttctcCGTCAGACTCGTCTCGCTCGCCTgcccatctccctccctctctgcagaaCACACTCACCCGCCCCGTCCCTCCAGAGCTGCGACGACTCATCGTGAACAAAAACGCCGGGGAGACGCTGCTGCAGCGCGCCGCCCGCAGGGGATACGAG GAGGTGGTGCTGTACTGTCTGGAGAGACGTCTGTGCGACGTCAACCACCGAGACAACGCCGGCTACTGCGCCCTGCACGAGGCCTGCGCCCGTGGCTGGCTGGGGATTGTACACCACCTGGTGGAGAACGGCGCAGACGTCAATTGCAGCGCTCAGGATGGAACCAG GCCACTTCACGATGCCGTGGAGAATGACCACGTGGAGGTGGTGCGCCTCCTGCTGGCCTGCGGCGCCGACCCCACCCTCACCTCTTACTCTGGACGAGCACCTGTCGACATGACCCACAGCGCTGCCATGGAAACCTTCCTGGAGG acTATCTCTCTGACCTCCAGGGACGGTCGGAGGGCGACCCGGGAACGTGCTGGGAGTTTTACGGCAGCGCAGTGTGCG AACCGTCCAGTGACGGAGGAGTTATTAACATCCTGTCCGATCCACCGgggcctgaggaggaggacgaggaggaggaagaggaggacgaggagcagcgTGCGAGGAGGGAGGTGTTCGAGTTCGAGCTGTCGGACCGCCCGCTGCTGCCCTGCTACAacctgcaggtggcgctgtcACAGAG tCGGAGGAACTGGCTCCTCCTCTCCGACGTCTTAGGTCGCCTCCGGATGACATCACGTTCTTTCCGGCGCCTCTTCCCTCAGCTCAACGTGCAGTCGATCCTCGAGGACCAGTTCCAGCGCCAGGCGTCGCTGTCGCAGGTCCTGACGCGTCCTGACGAGCAGGAGCTGGTCTCCGTCAGAGCTTCCGTGGAGCTGGTGGAGGCCACGCCGGAGCTCGCCGGAATGCTCGGCTCTTCCCTGGAGTTTGTGGAAAGTCGCTTGGACTTACAAGGAAGTAAAACTGTTCTGGATCCGAACCTGACAACTAGCGTGAGTCTGTGGGAACAACAGCGACCACGAAGGAAGAATGACGGACATGCTAATGCTTTTTATTTGGACGCTAATATAGATGCTAACATgtgggaacaacaacaacgacaacgtAGTAAGGACCCTGCGATAGCTAACTGTGCTAATCCCAATGCTAAAATTGATGCTAACATGTGGGAACAACAATGTAGTAAGGACACTGCGATAGCTAACTGTGCTAATCCCAATGCTAAGATAGATGCTAACATGTGGGAACAACAATGTAGTAAGGACAATGCGATAGCTAACTGTGCTAATCCCAATGCTAAGATAGATGCTAACATGTGGGAACAACAATGTAGTAAGGACAATGCGATAGCTAACTGTGCTAATCCCAATGCTAAGATAGATGCTAACATGTGGGAACAACAATGTAGTAAGGACACTGCGATAGCTAACTGTGCTAATCCCAATGCTAAGATAGATGCTAACATGTGGAAACCTCAGAGACTTCGAAGTCGGAACCCTGTGAATTCTGACTCTGCTCCATCGGAACCTCAGCGACTTTGGAATAAGAACACTGGAAATACTAATCCTTCCAATTCAAATGGTGCGGCGGAGGCTAACACGCGGAGACGACAACATCAAGGGAACCAGACCGAAGGGGATAAGGATTCTACAAACACAGCTGCTCCACCGGATCGTAGCGTTTGGGAACCACAACGACTGCGAAGCAAGAACGCCGCGACCAGGAGCCCTGTGAAACCAGATGCTAGGGAAGAAGCTAACATGTGGGAACGTCATGGAATCAGGAGAGTGTGTGGCATCAGCACAGCAGCTCGAGGAGAAGTGGACGTCGTTGATGCTCACGGAGCGAAGACCATCAAGCTGGACGCTGCCTGGCAAAGGACTCTGGGTAATGTGAGAGTCCACATCAGAG